In Mustela erminea isolate mMusErm1 chromosome 8, mMusErm1.Pri, whole genome shotgun sequence, a genomic segment contains:
- the LOC116597864 gene encoding galectin-3-like yields the protein MADNFSLNDALSGSGNPNPQGWPGQWGNQPAGAGGYPGTSYPGAYPGQAPPGSYPGQAPPGGYPGQAPPGGYPGQAPPGAYPGQAPPGGYPGQAPPGAYPGPTAPAYPGPPAPGAYPGQPSGPGAYPPPGQPSALGAQPAAGAFGVPAGPLTVPYDLPLPGGVMPRMLITILGTMKPNANRFALDFKRGNDVAFHFNPRFNEDNKRVIVCNTKLDNLWGKEERQATFPFESGKPFKIQVLVESDHFKVAVNDAHLLQYNHRMKNLQEISKLGISGDIDLTSASHVMI from the coding sequence ATGGCAGACAACTTTTCACTTAATGATGCTTTATCTGGGTCTGGAAACCCAAACCCTCAAGGATGGCCTGGTCAATGGGGAAACCAGCCTGCTGGAGCAGGGGGCTACCCAGGGACCTCCTATCCTGGTGCCTACCCTGGACAGGCCCCTCCTGGCAGTTATCCTGGACAGGCCCCTCCTGGTGGCTACCCTGGACAGGCCCCTCCTGGCGGCTATCCTGGACAGGCACCTCCAGGAGCCTATCCTGGACAGGCCCCTCCTGGCGGCTATCCTGGACAGGCACCTCCAGGAGCCTACCCTGGCCCAACAGCTCCTGCTTATCCTGGACCACCTGCACCAGGAGCCTACCCTGGGCAACCGAGTGGGCCTGGGGCCTACCCGCCTCCTGGACAGCCAAGTGCTCTTGGAGCCCAGCCCGCTGCTGGCGCCTTTGGTGTCCCTGCTGGACCACTGACTGTACCTTATGACCTGCCCTTGCCTGGAGGAGTCATGCCTCGCATGCTGATAACAATTCTGGGCACAATGAAGCCCAATGCAAACAGATTTGCTTTAGATTTCAAGAGAGGGAATGATGTTGCTTTCCACTTTAACCCACGCTTCAATGAGGACAACAAGAGAGTCATTGTTTGTAATACAAAGCTGGATAACctctggggaaaggaagaaagacaggcgACTTTCCCATTCGAAAGTGGTAAACCATTCAAAATACAAGTGCTGGTTGAATCTGACCACTTCAAGGTTGCGGTCAATGATGCTCATTTGTTGCAGTACAATCATCGGATGAAAAATCTCCAGGAAATCAGCAAACTGGGAATTTCTGGTGACATAGATCTCACCAGTGCTTCACATGTTATGATATAA